GCCTTCGCAGCCCGACGTCTGCGCTTCAGCGCGCGCGTGCAGGAAGTTCGGGATGAGGATGGCGGCCAAGATTGCGATGATCGCGATGACGATCATCAGCTCGATGAGCGTGAAACCTTTTTGCGATTTGGTCACGAGAGAGGCCCCTTCCGACCTATTTCTGTGGATATCGAAATCGTCGCGCGAACCGGAGATTAGGCCAAAAGCCCAAGCGGTTCACGAACGCTTCACAATTTCATTTCTCGGCGCGGGGCGGATCAATCATGAGTGAGATAGGTCACGATCGCAATGATGCGAGCGCCAGATTCGGCCCGAGACGTCGCCTATTTCGCTTGGAGACCGGAGGCCTGATTGTAGATGATCGATGAGCCGCCGGGATTACCCGCGAGGTTGCCGGTCGTCGTCGTGTCGTGGCCGCCGGTATCCGTGACCTGGTATAAGCCGTACGTGCCCGTGGCCGTCGTCACGCTATAGTTCGATTTGTTGACCGGATCCGTCGGCGTGACGCCGAGGTATTGCGTGCCGAGCAGCGTGCTCGTCACCGTGCCGCCAGGGCCGTACGAACCGTTGTTGTCGACGGCATATTCTTCGAGCGCGGTCGCGATCTGCTTCTCGTTCGCTTCGCAGCCGGATGTCTGTGCCTGCGCGCGAGCGTGCAGGAAGTTCGGGATGAGGATCGCGGCGAGAATTGCGATGATCGCGATGACGACCATCAGCTCGATGAGCGTGAAGCCCTTTTGCGATTTGGTCACCGGACTACGATCCTCCCAATGCATCTCATCACATTTTCTCGGCTCTTGGAAGTCCACGAGCGAGGTGACCTCGATCACTATCGCCGATCGACAAGCTCTACCTCCCACGCCGATAAGCCCGACGTCTAGAACTCGCCGGGCTTATTCGTGTTTCGGCGTAAGCGATTTACTTCGCTTGGATTCCGGAGTTCTGGTTGTATATGATCGATTGACCGCCGGGGTTGCCCGGAAGGTTGCCGGTCGTCGTCGTGTCGTGTCCGCCGGTATCCGTGATCTGGTACGAGCCGTACGAACCGGTCGTCGTCGTGACGCTGTAGTTCGACTGGTTCACGGGATCCGATGGCGTGACGCCGAGGTACAGCGTGCCGAGCAGCGTGCTCGAAACCGTGCCGCCCGCGCCGTACGTGCCGTTGTGGTCGACGGCGTATTCCTCAAGCGCGGTCGCGATCTGCTTCTCGTTGCCTTCGCAGCCGGACGTCTGCGCTTCAGCGCGCGCGTGCAGGAAGTTCGGGATGAGGATCGCCGCAAGAATAGCGATGATCGCGATGACGATCATCAGCTCGATGAGCGTGAAGGCTCTATGGTGCCTGGCCAAGATCTACACCTTTCCGAGTCCGTGCGATCCCCCAAGCGGACTACCTTCGAGATTGTGGACCGCAGTCTATTGTGGCACGACGGCGTTCACACTTCCTTCGTACTCTTTTCTCAACGTTCGTAGCCCGTTCTAGCGTGTGACCGTACGAACGGTATGCGCCGGCTTCGATGAACGCTTCGTCTGTTTATCATATAAGATCACATTGACGATATCTGAAAGTCCCGCGCGAGCCTCGGACCACACGTGCAATTGCCGGCGCGTCGAGTCGAGGTAGCGCTTCACCTCGTGACCCGGGTCCGCGTAGTACGCCTGATTTTCGATGTACCAAATGCGCTGCCCCGCGTGCTTGCGGATCCACCCGAGCGTGAACGGCAGATCGGCCGGCATCGCCGGCCCTTCGGCCGGGTGGCCGCGAAACGCCGTGAAGTCGCCGACGACGAGATACGGGAACCCCTGGACGAACAGCATCGCGTCGTCGGGCTTCTCGTTCTGGAGCACGATGAGATTGACGAGATACCAGTCGGTGAACTGATAGAACGGGTCCCAGATGATGTCGGCCGAGCAGACGGCGGCGATCGCCGGCAACGCGATCGCGAGCGCCGCCCCCAAGACGCGAAGCCGGCCTGCGATAAGCCATGCGATGAGTCCGCCGACGGCGATCGTGAAACCGGGAAGCGCGGGCAGCAGATAGCGCGGCACCACGAGCCCTTTGCCGGTCGCGAGCGTCGCGATCACCTGCAGGGCGGCGACGCCGAGCCAGAACGGCACGATCGTCCTCGGCCAGCGCGCGATCGAGACGACGGCCACGATCGCTACGAATACGGTGACGGACCACGCGAATACGATCGAGCCGGACCAGTTCCACGGCACGCCGGCCAGCAAGACGTCGCGCGGCAATAGCACCCAGCCGATCGGCACGACCTTCGTGCCCGCGACGAGGCCGCCGTGTGGAGCCTGGATGCGGATCGCCCACATCCACGGCACGAGCGCGAGCACCGCGGCGCCGCATGATGCGAGGATCGGCCAGCGCTTGCGCAGGTCGAAGAGCGCGTACGCGCCCTGGCACACCAGCGTGACGGCGCCGAGATATTGGATGTAGGGCAAGAGTATCGCGACCGCCCCGTAGCCGAGCCATGCGGCGACGCGTCTTCGTCCGGTCGCATCCTGACCGATGAGCAAGAGCCACCACGACGTCGTGCAAAGCGCGGTGAGGACGCTGTACATCCGGAAGACGCGATCCCAGTCGACCAAGCTCGGCTCGAGAGCGACGAGGAACGCCGTCGCTCCCGCGGCGACGTCGCCGAAAAGGCGGCGCGCGATCGCCCACGATGCCACGATCGTCAGCAGCCCGAACGGCGCGGTGAGGAAACGATAATCCCACGGTTGCCAGCGCAGCACGCCGATGAGCCAATGCGTCACCGCGTAGAACACCGGCGGATGGAAATCGTGGTAGACGATCTGGTTCATCATCGCCGCCCACGGCTTGCTCGCGACCCAAAGCGTGAACGCCTCGTCGAGGAAGAGGCTGCGGTTCGTCAGGTCCCATAGCCGAAGGTAGCCGCCGATAAGGAGCGCGATGACGAGCGCGACGACCGCTCCGTCGATCCTACGGCCTCTCAAGGTTTCGGTCTCGATGTGGCATGCCGAGCGCAACTCGGCTGCCGACCTTCGGTCGGCATACCACATCTTTTCTCTGGGCCGTAGAGCGCGAAGAACACCGTGCTGCTCGGATCGGATCGCGGCTCGAACCATTCGCGCAGCCGAGGTCGCGTCGCTTCGATGCGCCGTTTGATCTCGCGGTTCGGATCGGCATACCACGCTTGGTTCTCGATATACCAGACCCGCACGTCAGCATGACGGTCGAGCCACGCATACGTCGGCTCGATCGACGACGGCGACTGCGGACCGAAGACATCGTGGCCGACGACCGCCGGCGAGGCCTCGAGGACGAGATACGAGTAGCCCTGTACGAAGAGGATCGCGTCCGACGGACGCTCGATGCCCGACATGATCGCAGCGACCGTGTTCCAATCCGAGGACTGATAGAACTTATCGAGGAGCTGGTCGGCATCTGCGACGGCATTCACCGACAGCACAGCGAGCGCGAGCGCGACGCCGGCGACGCGCCATTTCGTCCGCAGCGCAAATGCGCAGATCGCACCGACGGAGATCGCGAACGCGGGAACCAGATAGACGAGATAGCGGGCGAACACGAGGTTGCGGCCAAGCGCGAGCGTCGCGATGACCGCAACGGCGAGCGCGCCGCCGTAGATCGCCATCGCCCCGCCGCGCGCGAGCGCGAGACCGGCGGCAGCCAGGGCTATCACGGCGATCGCGAAGATCAGATCGAAATGCGTGCCGGTGTACCAGCTCACCGGCAGCGCGTAGCCGAGCACGTCGCGCGCGGACCATGCGGCGGCGGCCAGTCCCTTACCGCCCGTGAAACCCGATTGCGGGAACTGCTCTCGTATCGCCCACCACCATGGCATCGTGGCGAGGAACGCGATGATGCCACATGCGATCGCCGGACAGCGGCGTCGCAGGTCGAAGAGCGCGTACGCACACTGACAAGCGATGACGATCGCTCCGAGGTACATGACGTACGGCAGCACGATCGCGCATGCGCCGTACAGCGCCCAAGCGATGACGCGAGAGCGCCGCGTCTGCGCCGTCGAGGCGCGCATCAGCAAGACGCAGGACAGCGCCGTGAGCGCGGTCAGCGGCGCGTACATCCGCAGCAGCCGGTCGAACAGGAGCAGCGTCGGCTCGGTCGCGACGACGATGGCCGCCACCGCAGCCGCGATGTCGCCGAACCCACGACGCGCCAGCGCCCAGGTGCTCGCGATCGTGACGAGCCCGAACGGCGCGATGAGGTAGCGATACCACGTCGACGGCCAATGGAACAGCGCCATCGCGGCGTGGACGTAGAGGTAGAGCAGCGGCGGATGCGCGTCGTGCTGCGCGAGCTGGGCGAACATCGCCGGGATCGGCATGCGCGCCGCATCGAGCGTGAACGCCTCGTCGACGAAGACGCTTTGAGCCGCGAGCTGCCACAGGATCAGGAACGCGCCGACGGCGAGCGCGATCCACAGACCGCCGAACGCGACGCGTGCGGTAGCGGCGGGCGCCGGATCTCGCATCAGCGCAGGTCTTCTTTGAGCTTTCGGAGGCTTTGGGCGAGCAGTCGTGAGATGTGCTTTTGCGAGAACCCGAGCCGGCGCGCGATCTCGGTCTGCGTCAGGTCCTTGTAGAAGAACAGATGGATGAGCTCGCGCTCGACGTGCGCCAACTTGTCGATCGCGCGATCGAGTGCGACGCGATCCTCCACCGGCAGTTGGAACGACAGCGCGCGCTGGCTCCGGATGGCGTCGAAGCGTGCGGCCGACGCGCTCGGCGCGTCGTCCGACAGCGAGGCGAGATTATACGCGTCGCGCAGCCGCAAGATCTCGCGAACGCCTTCC
Above is a genomic segment from Candidatus Eremiobacteraceae bacterium containing:
- a CDS encoding prepilin-type N-terminal cleavage/methylation domain-containing protein, whose protein sequence is MTKSQKGFTLIELMVVIAIIAILAAILIPNFLHARAQAQTSGCEANEKQIATALEEYAVDNNGSYGPGGTVTSTLLGTQYLGVTPTDPVNKSNYSVTTATGTYGLYQVTDTGGHDTTTTGNLAGNPGGSSIIYNQASGLQAK
- a CDS encoding prepilin-type N-terminal cleavage/methylation domain-containing protein, which translates into the protein MARHHRAFTLIELMIVIAIIAILAAILIPNFLHARAEAQTSGCEGNEKQIATALEEYAVDHNGTYGAGGTVSSTLLGTLYLGVTPSDPVNQSNYSVTTTTGSYGSYQITDTGGHDTTTTGNLPGNPGGQSIIYNQNSGIQAK
- a CDS encoding glycosyltransferase family 39 protein, translated to MRGRRIDGAVVALVIALLIGGYLRLWDLTNRSLFLDEAFTLWVASKPWAAMMNQIVYHDFHPPVFYAVTHWLIGVLRWQPWDYRFLTAPFGLLTIVASWAIARRLFGDVAAGATAFLVALEPSLVDWDRVFRMYSVLTALCTTSWWLLLIGQDATGRRRVAAWLGYGAVAILLPYIQYLGAVTLVCQGAYALFDLRKRWPILASCGAAVLALVPWMWAIRIQAPHGGLVAGTKVVPIGWVLLPRDVLLAGVPWNWSGSIVFAWSVTVFVAIVAVVSIARWPRTIVPFWLGVAALQVIATLATGKGLVVPRYLLPALPGFTIAVGGLIAWLIAGRLRVLGAALAIALPAIAAVCSADIIWDPFYQFTDWYLVNLIVLQNEKPDDAMLFVQGFPYLVVGDFTAFRGHPAEGPAMPADLPFTLGWIRKHAGQRIWYIENQAYYADPGHEVKRYLDSTRRQLHVWSEARAGLSDIVNVILYDKQTKRSSKPAHTVRTVTR
- a CDS encoding glycosyltransferase family 39 protein: MRDPAPAATARVAFGGLWIALAVGAFLILWQLAAQSVFVDEAFTLDAARMPIPAMFAQLAQHDAHPPLLYLYVHAAMALFHWPSTWYRYLIAPFGLVTIASTWALARRGFGDIAAAVAAIVVATEPTLLLFDRLLRMYAPLTALTALSCVLLMRASTAQTRRSRVIAWALYGACAIVLPYVMYLGAIVIACQCAYALFDLRRRCPAIACGIIAFLATMPWWWAIREQFPQSGFTGGKGLAAAAWSARDVLGYALPVSWYTGTHFDLIFAIAVIALAAAGLALARGGAMAIYGGALAVAVIATLALGRNLVFARYLVYLVPAFAISVGAICAFALRTKWRVAGVALALAVLSVNAVADADQLLDKFYQSSDWNTVAAIMSGIERPSDAILFVQGYSYLVLEASPAVVGHDVFGPQSPSSIEPTYAWLDRHADVRVWYIENQAWYADPNREIKRRIEATRPRLREWFEPRSDPSSTVFFALYGPEKRCGMPTEGRQPSCARHATSRPKP